The Gracilinanus agilis isolate LMUSP501 unplaced genomic scaffold, AgileGrace unplaced_scaffold17026, whole genome shotgun sequence genomic interval GCCCTGTTCACCCTCTTCACACAATTAGTAACATGACCTGCCCTCCCTGGAATCTCAGGAGGGACCGAGCCCAGCCCAAGCCTCTGAGTGAGTTGGCTGGGGGCCAGAGAAGAGCCAGACAGAGCAGCAGAAAGGCTAAAGAAGGGGGGCTGAGAAGGGAAGCGAGGCCCAGCTGCCCACTCTTCATTGTCATTGCCATGACTCGCAGTTGGAGGGTCTGCAAAGAGTTGCTTTAAGTGACCCCCcctttacaaatggggaaactgaggctgagggaaatgaagtgacttgtccacattcacacacacacacggggcTTCTGGACTCCGAGCTTATCTCGCTGCCTCTTTGTTTattcatctgtctgtccatccaagGGTCCAGGCAGAAAGAATGTGAAGAGTGCTGGAAGGTCTAGAACACACTGGCGGGGACGGGGTGTGGAAAGGGAAAGGGTCGCTTCTAACTGGGAAGCTTCTTGATCCGGGTGTTAAAAGACACAgaagtgagtgagtgagtgtgtgtgtgtgtgtgtgtgtgtgtgtgtgtgcgtgtgtgtgtgcgcacgtgCGCGTGTGTTCACAGGCGCGTGTGATCTCGGACAAATTCCTGTCCCTTCTGGGTCTTCCGCCACGTCCCCCTTCTGGCCCCACAGCTTGAGCTGCTCAGGAAGCGAAGGCACCAAACTGCACTAATGGCTCTCCGTGGTCTCTCACTCAGGCAGGGAATTCATCGGCTCCCTCATGGCTGAAGGCAACCAAAGCGGCCTGGTCCAGTTCACGCTGCAGGGCCTTCCGGAGCAGTCCAGCCACGGGTGGGTCTTGTTTGGCCTCTTCTGCTGGCTGTACGCGGTCGCTCTGGCTGGGAACGTGCTCATCTCCGCGGCCATCGTGCTCGACGGCCGCCTGCACAAGCCCATGTATTTCTTCCTGGGCCACCTCTCGCTGGCCGACGCCTGCTTCGTCTCCACCACGGTGCCCAACCTGCTGGTGAGCCTGGGAGCCCGAGACAGGCGCATCTCCTACGGCAGGTGCCTGGCCCAGCTCTACTTTTTCCTGACCTTCGGGGACCTCGACATCTTCCTCCTGGCTGTGATGGCCTACGATCGCTACGTGGCCATCTGCCACCCGCTCCGCTACGCCACCACCCTGGGGCCCACGCGCTGTGCCTTCCTGGTGGCCGCCTGCTGGCTGCTCACCAGCCTGGTGGCCCTGACGCACACTGCGCTCATGGCCCGGCTCTCCTTCTGCACGGACAGAACCGTCGCGGGCTTTTTCTGCGACCTGGGCCCACTCATGCAAGCGTCCTGCTCCAGCCCACGGGCCAACAGGCTGGTGCTGCTCACCCTGGGCGGCGCCGTCATCCTGCTCCCCTTCGCCCTCGTTCTCATCTCCTACGTGCACATTGGCCTGGCCATCCTCAGGACCCCGTCCGCCCAAGGGAGGCGCAAGGCCTTCTCCACCTGTGGATCCCACCTCACCGTGGTCTTCCTATTCTTCGGGACGGTGATCCGGGCGTATCTGTGCCCCACGGACCCCGGCTCAGCCACGCCAGGGGACACGGTGGCCATCGTCCTGTACACGGTCATCACGCCCACAGTGAATCCCTTCATCTACAGCCTGAGGAACCGCGACATGCAGGCAGCTCTGGCCAGGCTCCTCCGAGGGCAAAGAACCTCCTAGAGCCCCGGAAACGTTCCCCAAGTCGTTCAGTTTTGAGGCAgtctgggaggaagggaggagggagggcattctggGGAGAGAGAAGCGCTCCCGGCAAGGCACGGAGGTGGGAAACGGAGGAGATGCGTGCGCAGCAGCAAGAGGGCCAGTCTGCCTGGCTGGCAGCCTAAGGAGACGGGAAAGAATCTGTATTCTGTGCCAGAGGCCAGATCTGCACCTAAAGAAAACGGACGTGACTGGCCGATGGCTCCGGGAGGCAGAAATAGGCACAGGAGACAAAGGTCTGGCAGGCAGGGCTGGTTCAATGACACTTAAGCATCGCTGACCACATTAATGACGAAAATCGTGTCATTGCtttgaaaaatacagaaaaacctTCCAACAAAACCCAAACACCCATTCCGTGTCTGGAAAGGAaagcctgggggcagctgggtggcgcAGTGGGTGgcgagccaagcctagagaccggaggtcctgggtttaaatctgcctcGCTGGGTGACCCCGGGCAAGCCGCTTcgcctctgtttgcctccgtgtcctcatctataaaatgggaacccTAGAAGTCCTCCCCCTCCCAGGGCTGtcgtgagggtcaaatgaaatcataattgtaAACCGGCCCCTGGCTGGCCCCTAGTGAGCCCGACAGTATCGACAGCATCGGTGTTGGATAAATCCGGATCGCAGGCTTTGACAAAACTGTCGGTGCGGCCATTGGCCTCCATTGCAGATAGCAATGCTATGGAAATGCCTCTCAAACGGGAGGGGCGGGGGCGGGCGGGGGAAGGGCACCCATCATGGGACCCTGGGAAATCGGCTGAATAaatcagttaaaaaaagaaactgggtCCAGACTCAGACCTCACGTCATATACCAGGAGAAGTTCAAAGCGAACTTGCGTTTTAGACCTAgaggggagcagggaaggaatGGCTGCCCGATCTGTGCAAAGGGAAAGGGCTCGGGactaaaggagagaaagagggccCCCAGGAAGTAAAACAGAGAGACGCCCAATCAAAGAGGCCTTGCAGAAAAACCAACACATGCCCAGGGAACTGGGGCGGGGAGaatctttgcagcaaatttctcatTTCTCGACCATAGAGGAAACCGAGTCAGATGTAGAAGAATAAGAGCCGTTCCCCAACCGATAAATCGCCAAAGGGTACACATAGGCAGCTTTCAGAAGGAGCAATCAAGGCTGTCATTAGCCAGagggaaaaatgttccaaatcactaataatcaggGAAACGCAAATGGGAATAACTCTGAGGTCCCCCCTCACACGAGCCAGATCGACTAGAACGACGAATGCTGGAGAGCGTGTGGGGAAAGAGGTGCCCTAAGAACACACCGAGGAGGCCGTGAGTCCTTccgaaaagcaatttggaagtggCTAAACTGGTGGCACTctttgacacccccccccccccggcactGGGACTGAGTCTGGGCTCCAAGGAGACCAAAGGGGAAAGACCCAGACGTACAAGGACGCTTAGCGCGGCTCTTCGTGTGATGGCAAGAATTGGAACTTGAGGGGGTGCCCATCGCCCGGGGCCTGCTGGGTTAGCTGTGCtgtgtgattgtgatggaatgctattgggCTCTAAGAAATGTCTAGGGGGTGCTTTCAGAAACTCCTGGGGAGACTCGTAGGAACGGATGTAGaaggaaatgaacagaaccaggagacgGCTGTCCTGTCCGCAGGGGCGGCGATAGCATGTGGACGTTCAGCTTGGAAAGCTAGGCTGGCCCGCCACAATTCCAGCCGGCTCTCCCCCTCCAGAGAGAACGCTGGAAAGACGGGGAGGGCAGATGGAAACCGATTGGccagtttgtttctttgtttctttctcttttccttccttgaaaCGTGGCTAATGCAGAAATTCTCTTTGCGTGCCCGTACGTACCCGTACAGTTTGTACTCTTCTTACCTTCTCAGTCATcagtgggagaaagagagggaagggagagagttcggaactgaaaacaaagtcattttttaaagtccGCGGATAGCTTGGGAGCCAGATGGCGAGGGATCGaagggtgagaggagaggaaggcgTGGTATGTGgccaaggaagggagaaaagaggatcCGGGGAAGGTTGCGGATGGAGGAGGGGTCCGCATGTTCAAGGGCACTGGGGAAGGCTAAGGAGAAGCTCGCCAGACAGGATGGGGCCATCTATGCGTGCTAAAGGGCTGGCCTTGGCACAGAGAAGAGTCGCTTCTCTGCAGAAAATGGCAGGAGTCAAGAGAAAACGTTAAAGGGGttttagatgaagaaaaggggagaagatgGCATCGATTTCCTCAGGCAAATAGGAAACGGGGCCCTGtgccgggggggggggcaggccGAGNTAGatgaagaaaaggggagaagatgGCATCGATTTCCTCAGGCAAATAGGAAACGGGGCCCTgtgccggggggggggggcaggccgAGGAGGTGGGGAgattaaagaaggaagagagaagctcTGCAGTGGTTTCAGTGAGGAGTGAGACGTGGGGAATCcactagagagggagagaaggactgCTTTGCTTCAACGAGGTTGGCTAATGCTTCCTCCAGCTCCATTCACTGGCTGGTGGGGAGGAGTGACAGAGACGGGTGCTGGGAGTCCTAAGGTTTGGCAGCAGGACGAGGGGATTATGGATTCCGGGGCCCAGGACAGTGTCAGGGTGAAATGGTCAAGCGTTGGCATGAGcttggagagggagggaagagaagacgGAGCGTATCACTCCGTGCCCAGGCATCCGAGGAGAGAAATCGCTTAGTCCTCGTTCTTGAGGACCTCCCGCTCCAAAAGGGGAGAGGGCACATAGCGAAGGTTCTGATGGGAATCCAGGGCCCGGGGCCTTAGGGTAGAGCAGCAGAGTCGCTGCTCGGGCCGCTTCTCCGATGTCATCTCCATCGCTAAAATCGTCTCCGTTTCTGCTGTGGCGCCACTGGCCAGGCCCAAGGACTTTGGAGGCCGGGACTTTCCTCGCTAGGTCTTCGGGAGCTGTGGCCGTAGCCGTTGCAGGAGC includes:
- the LOC123254182 gene encoding olfactory receptor 1P1-like: MAEGNQSGLVQFTLQGLPEQSSHGWVLFGLFCWLYAVALAGNVLISAAIVLDGRLHKPMYFFLGHLSLADACFVSTTVPNLLVSLGARDRRISYGRCLAQLYFFLTFGDLDIFLLAVMAYDRYVAICHPLRYATTLGPTRCAFLVAACWLLTSLVALTHTALMARLSFCTDRTVAGFFCDLGPLMQASCSSPRANRLVLLTLGGAVILLPFALVLISYVHIGLAILRTPSAQGRRKAFSTCGSHLTVVFLFFGTVIRAYLCPTDPGSATPGDTVAIVLYTVITPTVNPFIYSLRNRDMQAALARLLRGQRTS